Proteins encoded within one genomic window of Marasmius oreades isolate 03SP1 chromosome 6, whole genome shotgun sequence:
- a CDS encoding uncharacterized protein (CAZy:GH45), producing the protein MKSHWHPTSTMMNKLALLPLLVAGVAAQQSGVTTRYWDCCKPSCAWTGKASVTKPVLTCDKAGNTLTDASVKSGCDGGTAFTCTNMSPFAVDNNTAYGFAAVKLAGGTEAAWCCACYELTFTSGPVAGKKMVVQATNTGGDLGSNHFDILIPGGGVGLFTQGCPAQFGSWNGGAQYGGVSSRDQCSQLPASLQAGCTFRFDWFQGADNPNVSFQQVTCPTQLTNISGCTRK; encoded by the exons ATGAAATCTCATTGGCACCCCACCTCCACGATGATGAACAAACTTGCATTGCTACCCCTCCTTGTTGCAGGAGTTGCTGCTCAACAGTCAGGTGTCACTACAAGATACTG GGATTGCTGCAAGCCTAGCTGTGCATGGACCGGAAAG GCATCCGTGACAAAACCCGTATTGACATGCGATAAAGCAGGAAACACACTCACAGATGCCAGTGTCAAATCTGGTTGCGACGGCGGAACCGCTTTCACCTGCACCAACATGTCACCTTTCGCAGTCGATAACAACACCGCGTATGGTTTCGCTGCTGTTAAACTTGCGGGTGGTACTGAAGCTGCTTGGTGTTGTGCGTGTTATGAGTTGACGTTTACGAGTGGGCCGGTTGCTGGGAAGAAGATG GTCGTTCAAGCTACGAATACGGGAGGTGACCTCGGAAGTAATCATTTCGATATTCTTATTCCTGGAGGAGGAGTTG GTCTCTTCACTCAAGGATGCCCAGCCCAATTCGGTAGTTGGAACGGG GGTGCTCAGTACGGAGGTGTTTCCAGTCGTGACCAGtgctctcaacttcctgCAT CCCTCCAAGCCGGTTGCACCTTCAGATTCG ATTGGTTCCAAGGAGCAGACAACCCTAATGTGTCCTTCCAGCAAGTTACATGTCCCACCCAGCTTACGAACATATCTGGATGCACGCGCAAGTGA